Proteins encoded by one window of Aphis gossypii isolate Hap1 chromosome X, ASM2018417v2, whole genome shotgun sequence:
- the LOC126551665 gene encoding uncharacterized protein LOC126551665, with translation MSKCEFHQLILNKCGTLHQQKMALKNLSLKTNAKSKKQKVSMSYTSSQNTDDEDTVELYGSQKNEKSQMLNLKKTGAIRKVTPKKQKFQAYLSELEKEYHGISNEDCIRINKSEGGKFCIKIPTRKTGSDYLVVTKYKTTDMNKVEQKDRWKTSTFTEKTFVDEKVKIDNAILVAFNHLQDLLMEKCMINDNKKI, from the exons atgAGTAAATGTGAATTTCatcagttaattttaaacaagtgTG GAACTTTACACCAACAAAAAATGGCACTTAAaaatttgagtttaaaaacaaacgcaaaatcaaaaaaacaaaaagtatccATGTCATACACGAGTAGTCAAAATACCGACGATGAAGATACTGTT GAACTTTATGGTAgccaaaaaaatgaaaaaagtcaaatgctgaatttaaaaaaaaccggaGCCATTAGAAAAGTTACCCCAAAAAAACAgaag tttcaggCATATTTATCAGAATTAGAAAAAGAATACCATGGTATAAGCAATGAGGACTGcatacgaataaataaatcagaaGGTGGAAAATTTTGCATTAAAATACCCACAAGAAAAACAGGGAGTGATTATTTGgtagttacaaaatataaaacaacagaTATGAATAAAGTGGAACAAAAAGATa gatggaAAACCTCTACGTTTACTGAAAAAACTTTCGTGGatgaaaaagtgaaaataGACAATGCAATCCTAGTGGCATTTAATCATTTACAAGATTTATTAATGGagaaatgtatgataaatgataataaaaaaatt
- the LOC126551621 gene encoding uncharacterized protein LOC126551621, which translates to MKTFVYYVVLDDLFNGLENRFNQETLDLIHAIGRMMQHKMESSDIDILTKKFDLHRDEFEGELRLIHAIPDFEEGTSNNTLHKWLEKLSVLGNFINVHKTLKLFSTIPVTTCSCERAFSKLSLVKTKLRSQMKQKRLDSMMMIFVEQELASQINLEDIIDEFKSIYPGTRRLEL; encoded by the coding sequence atgaaaacttttgtttattatgttgtattagaTGATCTATTTAATGGCTTAGAAAACCGTTTCAATCAAGAAACATTAGATCTTATACATGCTATAGGTCGTATGATGCAACACAAAATGGAAAGTTcagatattgatattttaactaaaaagtttGATTTACATAGAGATGAATTTGAAGGTGAACTTAGACTAATTCATGCTATTCCAGATTTTGAAGAAGGAACTTCAAATAATACCTTACATAAATGGTTGGAAAAATTATCAGTCCttggaaattttataaatgttcataaaactttaaaattattttcaacaatccCTGTTACGACATGCTCATGTGAGAGAgctttttcaaaacttagtttagtaaaaactaaattaaggAGTCAAATGAAGCAGAAAAGATTAGATTCTATGATGATGATTTTTGTGGAACAAGAATTAGCATCACAAATCAATCTAGAAGACATAATTGATGAATTCAAGTCCATATACCCGGGTACACGTCgtcttgaattataa
- the LOC126551666 gene encoding uncharacterized protein LOC126551666: MEDMKDEEKSFLLELQQMHHVKFAEPRDPILEINENKYLVFLKKDLSEKNMPNSIDDNENCSLTSDITEENLQSNSNDDNENYFTSEKTCDPCDPANELPKYQLEKKERIMKGPFCPKLDIYPRSKFGNTLRSFNKSWYLSFDWLEYSPKLDRAFCFPCRMFMASSGINAGYTDLAFTQVGFKNWNNATSKFKMHQNTKNHCHNVKAHSDFLNGKSINILLDDCKTLLISQKEEQRQHNRSIMRRLIDVTLCLAKSGKPFRGHHENSSSVSKGLFLDFIDVLKKYDNVLENHLEKGALNAKY; this comes from the exons atggaGGACATGAAGGATGAAGagaaatcatttttacttGAATTGCAACAAATGCATCATGTGAAGTTTGCGGAG ccCAGGGACCCAATTCTTgaaatcaatgaaaataaatatttggtatttttgaaaaaag atctaagtgaaaaaaatatgcctAATTCCATTGATGACAATGAAAATTGTTCTTTGACTTCAG ataTAACTGAAGAAAATCTACAGTCAAATTCCAATGATgacaatgaaaattattttacttcag AGAAAACGTGTGATCCATGTGATCCAGCAAATGAATTACCCAAATATCAgcttgaaaaaaaagaaagaataaTGAAAGGGCCTTTCTGTCCTAAATTGGACATATATCCTAGATCTAAGTTTGGAAATACTTTACGAAGTTTTAATAAGTCCTGgtatttaagttttgattGGTTGGAATATAGTCCTAAACTTGATCGTGCATTTTGTTTTCCATGCCGTATGTTCATGGCATCTTCAGGAATTAATGCGGGATATACTGACTTAGCATTTACTCAAGTGGGATTTAAAAATTGGAATAATGCAAcatcaaagtttaaaatgcatcaaaacacaaaaaatcatTGTCATAATGTAAAAGCCCatagtgattttttaaatggtaaatctattaatattcttCTTGATGattgtaaaacattattgatTAGTCAAAAAGAAGAACAACGTCAACATAATCGAAGTATAATGCGGCGATTGATTGATGTAACACTTTGTTTAGCAAAAAGTGGGAAACCTTTTAGAGGTCATCATGAAAACAGCTCTTCTGTCTCTAAAGGTTTATTCTTGGATTTTATAGatgttttgaaaaagtatGATAATGTATTGGAAAATCATTTAGAAAAGGGTGCTCttaatgcaaaatattaa